One segment of Fibrobacter sp. UWB10 DNA contains the following:
- a CDS encoding thrombospondin type 3 repeat-containing protein yields the protein MKKIIALSLVAGGLAFAQSGLQGGTSGIHQHNAYTLGQWGIELGTGGDISTDSWSQSRGGVIYQGNQERAFHGQAGTLSGNVHAAIGLRDFLDLGVALPLYYDHANLKEKGEGDIWKASRGDVDIWLKAGLVGDANSFFGLAIQGDVYIPTGDENVGVRPRHAWYLNDDGDKTNPYTSTEFNFAGTLVLSLNFGALGVPVLWNTHAGFVYAGKGTNTLVYGTALNVMPTSWMDIFVEYSGEMRVEEGAYRRDPMDDPMLLTPGFRFHLPWNIDIALGADIAFRTLANLGYDIDEEMKNVKEHTIHHDNTTGPVSYGYAPTPTVAVTAALTWRFGGNAKRDEDGDGVPDGEDKCEHTIEKVVVDSVGCPVDSDKDGLPDGLDQCEGTPAGATIDTVGCPMDSDKDGILDGLDKCPNSRENAPVDSLGCEPDFDKDGVPDALDKCPNTQAGVKADSVGCPQDTDKDGVYDGLDKCENTPAGLQVDETGCPADADKDGIADAFDKCPNTPAGLPVDTLGCPADADKDGVPDAMDKCPNTREGAQVNAEGCEGDFDGDGIPDAADQCPNTKQGVAVDSTGCPADADKDGVPDALDKCPDTKAGLNVDNTGCPLDFDKDGVPDGIDQCPNTQAGVPVDSVGCAADADKDGVYDGLDKCPDTPKGASVDTLGCPVDSDKDGVADFLDKCPNTLEGVRIDKKGCPLNKAEDLEQLKKGINFQSGSTKLTKASYKTLNNIVKLMKKFNTANIEVQGHTDNTGDEDRNKQISQDRAQSVVDYFIQNGISSDRVRAVGFGSDKPIADNKTKKGRSKNRRVELVPF from the coding sequence ATGAAAAAAATCATTGCTTTGTCACTAGTCGCTGGCGGTCTTGCTTTTGCCCAGTCCGGGCTTCAGGGCGGTACCTCCGGTATTCATCAACACAACGCCTATACGTTGGGCCAGTGGGGTATTGAACTCGGTACGGGTGGCGATATCTCTACGGACTCCTGGTCTCAGTCTCGTGGTGGCGTGATCTATCAGGGAAATCAGGAACGTGCTTTCCATGGTCAGGCAGGAACCCTTTCGGGTAATGTTCATGCCGCAATCGGTCTGCGCGATTTCTTGGACCTCGGTGTGGCTCTTCCGCTGTACTACGACCACGCTAACCTGAAGGAAAAGGGTGAAGGCGATATTTGGAAAGCCAGCCGCGGTGACGTGGATATTTGGTTGAAGGCCGGTCTCGTTGGCGATGCCAACAGCTTCTTTGGCCTTGCTATCCAGGGCGATGTCTATATCCCGACCGGTGACGAAAACGTGGGCGTGCGTCCCCGTCATGCTTGGTATTTGAATGACGATGGTGATAAGACCAACCCGTATACTTCTACCGAATTTAACTTTGCTGGAACCTTGGTGCTCTCCTTGAACTTCGGCGCACTTGGAGTGCCGGTCTTGTGGAACACCCATGCAGGCTTTGTCTATGCCGGCAAGGGAACCAACACCTTGGTTTACGGTACGGCTTTGAACGTCATGCCGACCAGCTGGATGGATATCTTTGTTGAATACTCTGGTGAAATGCGTGTCGAAGAAGGTGCTTACCGTCGCGACCCGATGGACGACCCGATGCTCCTTACTCCGGGTTTCCGTTTCCACCTGCCGTGGAACATCGACATTGCCTTGGGTGCAGACATTGCTTTCCGCACCTTGGCTAACCTCGGTTATGACATTGACGAAGAAATGAAGAACGTCAAGGAACACACCATTCATCACGACAACACGACTGGCCCGGTTAGCTACGGCTATGCTCCGACCCCGACGGTTGCTGTGACTGCTGCTCTGACCTGGCGCTTTGGCGGCAATGCCAAGCGTGACGAAGACGGCGATGGCGTACCTGATGGCGAAGACAAGTGCGAACACACGATTGAAAAGGTTGTTGTTGATTCTGTTGGCTGCCCGGTCGATAGCGATAAGGATGGCCTGCCGGATGGTCTTGACCAGTGCGAAGGTACTCCGGCTGGTGCAACGATCGATACCGTTGGCTGCCCGATGGACTCCGACAAGGATGGTATCCTCGATGGTCTTGACAAGTGCCCGAACTCTCGCGAAAACGCTCCGGTTGATTCTCTCGGTTGCGAACCGGACTTCGACAAGGATGGCGTACCTGATGCTCTCGACAAGTGCCCGAACACCCAGGCTGGCGTGAAGGCAGACTCTGTCGGTTGCCCGCAGGATACCGATAAGGACGGCGTGTACGACGGTCTCGACAAGTGCGAAAATACTCCGGCTGGTCTCCAGGTCGATGAAACCGGTTGCCCGGCTGACGCTGACAAGGACGGCATTGCTGATGCATTCGACAAGTGCCCGAATACTCCTGCTGGTCTCCCGGTTGACACCCTCGGTTGCCCGGCTGACGCAGACAAGGATGGCGTGCCCGATGCTATGGACAAGTGCCCGAACACCCGCGAAGGTGCTCAGGTGAATGCTGAAGGTTGCGAAGGCGACTTCGACGGCGACGGTATTCCGGATGCCGCTGACCAGTGCCCGAACACCAAGCAGGGCGTGGCTGTTGATTCTACCGGTTGCCCGGCTGACGCAGATAAGGATGGTGTACCTGATGCTCTCGACAAGTGCCCGGATACTAAGGCCGGCTTGAATGTTGACAACACGGGTTGCCCGCTCGACTTCGACAAGGACGGCGTACCTGATGGAATTGACCAGTGCCCGAACACCCAGGCCGGCGTGCCGGTTGACTCTGTGGGTTGTGCCGCTGACGCTGACAAGGATGGCGTGTACGATGGTCTCGACAAGTGCCCGGATACTCCGAAGGGTGCATCTGTTGACACCTTGGGCTGCCCGGTTGACAGCGATAAGGACGGCGTGGCTGACTTCCTCGATAAGTGCCCGAACACCCTCGAAGGCGTGCGTATCGACAAGAAGGGTTGCCCGCTCAACAAGGCTGAAGACCTCGAACAGTTGAAGAAGGGTATTAACTTCCAGAGCGGTTCTACGAAGCTCACGAAGGCAAGCTACAAGACCCTGAACAACATCGTGAAACTCATGAAGAAGTTCAACACCGCCAACATCGAAGTCCAGGGTCATACCGACAACACGGGCGACGAAGACAGGAACAAGCAGATTTCTCAGGATCGTGCTCAGTCTGTGGTGGATTACTTCATCCAGAACGGTATTTCTTCTGACCGCGTTCGCGCTGTGGGCTTCGGCTCCGACAAGCCGATTGCCGACAACAAGACGAAGAAGGGCCGCTCCAAGAATCGCCGTGTTGAACTCGTACCGTTCTAA
- a CDS encoding ABC transporter ATP-binding protein, whose amino-acid sequence MDPILSIQNIRRDFKMGDETVHALRGVSFDIYPGEFVTIMGTSGSGKSTMLNILGCMDKPTSGEYILDGQHTEKLKRDALAKIRSKKLGFVFQSYNLLSRTTAIENVELPLLYNSSVSAAERHRRAIEALKMVGLESRMNHLPNQLSGGQQQRVAIARALVNDPVIILADEATGNLDTRTSYEIMMIFQELNRQGKTIAFVTHEPDIATFSGRTITLRDGLLKKDVKNENVQDAKAAFEALPPPETFEEE is encoded by the coding sequence ATGGACCCGATTTTATCAATACAAAATATCCGCCGAGACTTCAAAATGGGCGATGAAACAGTCCACGCATTGCGTGGAGTTTCTTTTGATATCTACCCCGGTGAATTCGTGACTATCATGGGTACAAGCGGATCTGGCAAGTCGACCATGCTGAACATTTTGGGTTGCATGGACAAGCCGACCTCCGGTGAATACATTCTAGACGGACAACACACCGAAAAATTAAAGCGCGACGCACTCGCGAAAATCCGCAGCAAAAAACTCGGGTTTGTGTTCCAAAGTTACAATTTGCTCAGCCGTACCACGGCTATCGAAAACGTAGAACTCCCTTTGTTGTATAATTCCAGCGTGTCTGCCGCAGAACGCCACCGCCGCGCAATCGAAGCATTAAAAATGGTCGGACTCGAAAGTCGTATGAACCATTTGCCGAACCAACTTTCGGGCGGCCAGCAACAGCGAGTCGCTATCGCACGCGCCCTTGTCAACGACCCGGTGATTATCCTCGCCGACGAAGCAACCGGTAACCTAGATACGCGAACCAGCTACGAAATCATGATGATTTTCCAGGAGCTAAACCGTCAAGGAAAAACCATCGCCTTCGTGACGCATGAACCCGACATTGCCACCTTTAGTGGGCGTACCATTACGCTGCGCGACGGGCTCCTTAAGAAAGATGTGAAAAACGAAAACGTGCAAGACGCCAAGGCCGCCTTCGAAGCACTCCCTCCGCCAGAAACGTTTGAGGAGGAATAA
- a CDS encoding ABC transporter permease: protein MSPFTLIKIALKALLRNRMRTFLSVLGIVIGVAAVIAMVAMGEGSRISIKEQMTAMGSNAIIIMPNRDRRGGVQQESTSELLEEADIIAIRENATYINGVSPMMTVGGQAIVGNNNSPTTLSGISADYLKIRNYEIEDGVMFDDVTDRMSKVCVIGQTVVKNLFPEGDPIGKTIRYKNIPLKVIGTLKAKGSGDFGQDNDDVIFTPYQTVMRRFSATTNIRQIFANSIGEGYAEKATEEIMGILKERRGWTKPVDPFRVFTQEEMIQTITSTSDMISLVLTIIAGISLFVGGIGIMNIMYVSVTERTKEIGLRMAIGARGKDIMFQFLFESVIISLLGGVIGIALGIAASEIVKIAFNMPMSVSVTSVIVSFAVCFATGVFFGWYPARKASRLDPIEALRFE, encoded by the coding sequence ATGTCGCCATTCACTCTAATCAAAATCGCACTCAAGGCATTGCTCCGTAACCGCATGCGCACCTTCCTTTCGGTGCTCGGCATCGTGATTGGTGTTGCGGCGGTAATTGCCATGGTCGCCATGGGCGAAGGATCCCGAATTTCTATCAAGGAACAGATGACGGCGATGGGTTCAAACGCCATCATTATCATGCCAAACCGTGACCGACGCGGCGGTGTGCAGCAGGAATCTACCAGCGAACTCCTTGAAGAAGCCGACATCATCGCTATCCGCGAAAATGCTACCTACATTAACGGCGTCTCTCCCATGATGACTGTGGGCGGGCAAGCGATTGTAGGCAACAACAACTCCCCCACAACTTTGAGCGGTATTTCTGCCGACTACCTCAAGATTCGTAACTACGAAATCGAAGACGGCGTGATGTTCGATGACGTCACGGACCGCATGTCTAAAGTCTGCGTTATCGGGCAAACCGTTGTCAAAAACCTGTTCCCTGAAGGCGACCCGATTGGCAAGACGATTCGCTACAAGAACATTCCCCTGAAAGTCATCGGGACCTTGAAAGCAAAAGGCTCCGGCGACTTCGGGCAAGACAACGATGACGTGATTTTCACGCCATACCAGACGGTCATGCGCAGGTTTTCTGCAACCACAAACATCCGCCAGATTTTTGCAAATTCTATAGGTGAGGGTTACGCCGAAAAGGCAACCGAAGAAATCATGGGAATCCTGAAGGAACGGCGCGGCTGGACCAAACCCGTTGACCCGTTCCGCGTATTTACGCAAGAAGAAATGATTCAGACCATTACGAGTACTTCTGACATGATTTCTTTGGTGCTCACGATTATCGCAGGAATTAGTTTGTTTGTAGGCGGTATCGGTATCATGAACATCATGTATGTGTCTGTCACGGAGCGTACCAAAGAAATTGGCCTGCGCATGGCCATCGGTGCCCGCGGCAAAGACATCATGTTCCAGTTTTTGTTCGAATCGGTGATTATTAGCCTGCTTGGCGGCGTTATCGGAATTGCGCTTGGCATTGCCGCCTCCGAAATCGTAAAAATCGCCTTCAATATGCCCATGAGCGTCTCTGTTACCAGCGTCATCGTGAGTTTTGCCGTATGCTTTGCAACAGGCGTATTCTTTGGCTGGTATCCCGCCCGAAAGGCAAGCCGTCTTGACCCGATTGAGGCATTAAGATTCGAATAA
- a CDS encoding glycoside hydrolase family 9 protein: MRRNKKIRPIAVAASLAFSATAAMAATTPYDLIRPTWPLSWDAKVFENFDTTITKKTGMLPKDATPASFKAGALLPDTLNQAYYDAINTKISPIRVNQAGYLKSDTERQFYYVGSKATEFEVVDVDGKSLSTKVTGTFTATETETQSDWAIIAGTDAATNDQKRYKVEITGPSGKIFVGKIPQSVPTDKRLRIKVGDEISSTFIVSDNVYTMAKDAALKFLGIQRSGNSESWFHAASHTKDGAGKVVNIVTNATPELTSKEGALQGGWYDAGDHLKESQTQAFAFMALAVMSATNPAKDVDHYAYNHAEFVKTDGIPDVLREAAHGADFFLKAYKLANGVIDDMPVSIGNFGSDHSWWGRPEAQDYLNVEHRGGPAERDVRLGELGSNISGEIAAGLAILSKEYANYDKDFAKACLTVAEKMYDFAKNLAQGKDKYDGDKSFVNNKTAAGWATPAYVGNNEFEDDLALASVALLYATGKKEYADDMIRAKDLFKSQATGTGAGFFEGGWFSTTEKGMLKNAKNTSWANAHTYALYALYKLILADKTKATTDYGLSEEERLAAIEDCLADMIYNLGDVSDGTASIVLPTGDVGFKGNTIKYDPTWYTMQTDQAWIFNHYQLGNIFDVLAYADVAADIEKQKITLPTMASTGLKASEMLQLGINQLNYLFGVNPWDISFVYGVGDKNDAHPHHRASNPEGKSTPGFSYKYSVPTGGLIGWQSPANTSKDDDSKMDWENFYTSEATLNAAALLTSALTFVSNGGSDYYEKKCDNCDSTERSPFSGEIYATAYHYTFGDMDFFNINLFNETLEDADSLVAYIYFEATEEEMNACGVLLDLDICQAYDVAGFNKPCENVDELRSSMRNQKAIKVEDTYNKDKKTYTWEQAINLGTIGLGRRMRLDIGVSSGMSSGGQCDILMQHSKVNVGDGWSFTTHTATKDAPAYAGAPDWEKDRGDLQQAPQDPYIVLRSKGKLLWGYGPGNTTSDRVGFMKSIAIAKARMQVAKNKLYVLASAQGTKTVKIFDMLGNQLMAKDFYGTRAEVNLAKLPHRGALIARVVQNDKVLATQSIMVK; the protein is encoded by the coding sequence ATGAGAAGGAATAAAAAAATTAGGCCAATTGCAGTTGCCGCGTCTCTTGCATTTTCGGCTACGGCTGCAATGGCCGCAACCACCCCTTACGACCTGATTCGCCCGACCTGGCCTTTGAGCTGGGATGCGAAGGTATTCGAAAATTTCGATACGACGATAACAAAAAAGACAGGCATGCTTCCGAAAGATGCAACTCCTGCAAGTTTCAAGGCGGGCGCCCTGTTGCCCGACACCTTGAACCAGGCCTACTACGACGCTATTAACACAAAGATTTCTCCGATCCGCGTAAACCAGGCAGGTTACCTGAAGAGCGATACGGAACGACAGTTCTACTATGTAGGCTCCAAGGCCACCGAATTCGAAGTCGTGGATGTTGACGGCAAGTCGCTGAGCACCAAGGTAACCGGAACTTTTACCGCAACCGAAACTGAAACCCAAAGCGACTGGGCCATTATTGCCGGCACTGACGCAGCAACTAATGATCAAAAGCGTTACAAGGTTGAAATTACCGGACCTTCCGGCAAAATCTTTGTCGGTAAAATTCCGCAAAGCGTACCTACCGACAAACGCCTGCGCATCAAGGTAGGCGACGAAATTTCCAGCACCTTTATTGTGAGCGACAACGTCTACACCATGGCAAAGGATGCCGCCCTCAAGTTCTTAGGTATCCAGCGTAGCGGTAATTCCGAGTCGTGGTTCCACGCTGCGAGCCACACCAAAGACGGCGCAGGCAAAGTGGTAAACATCGTTACCAATGCCACCCCGGAACTTACATCGAAAGAAGGTGCACTGCAAGGTGGCTGGTACGATGCCGGAGACCACCTGAAGGAATCCCAAACACAGGCTTTTGCCTTTATGGCTTTGGCTGTGATGTCTGCCACCAACCCCGCTAAGGACGTAGACCACTACGCCTACAATCACGCTGAATTTGTAAAGACCGATGGAATTCCCGACGTATTGCGCGAAGCCGCGCACGGTGCAGACTTTTTCTTGAAGGCTTACAAACTTGCCAACGGAGTCATTGATGACATGCCGGTTTCCATCGGAAACTTTGGTAGCGATCATAGCTGGTGGGGACGCCCGGAAGCCCAGGATTACTTGAATGTAGAACATCGCGGAGGCCCTGCTGAACGAGATGTGCGACTCGGCGAACTCGGATCCAACATTTCTGGCGAAATCGCTGCCGGTCTTGCCATTTTAAGTAAAGAATACGCCAACTACGACAAAGATTTCGCAAAAGCCTGCTTGACGGTCGCCGAAAAGATGTATGACTTTGCTAAGAATCTCGCCCAAGGCAAAGACAAATATGATGGCGACAAGTCCTTCGTAAACAACAAGACTGCAGCAGGTTGGGCAACCCCTGCTTACGTAGGCAACAACGAATTCGAAGACGACTTGGCTCTCGCTTCGGTCGCGCTCCTTTACGCTACCGGCAAAAAAGAATATGCCGACGACATGATCCGCGCAAAGGATCTCTTCAAAAGCCAAGCTACTGGTACCGGAGCAGGATTCTTTGAAGGCGGCTGGTTCTCTACCACCGAAAAAGGCATGCTAAAAAATGCCAAGAACACTAGCTGGGCAAATGCACATACCTACGCCCTGTACGCCCTGTATAAGTTGATTCTTGCAGACAAGACCAAGGCTACAACCGATTACGGGCTTTCTGAAGAAGAACGCTTAGCCGCTATCGAAGACTGCCTTGCCGATATGATTTACAATCTAGGCGATGTAAGCGACGGTACAGCATCGATCGTTCTCCCGACTGGTGACGTTGGCTTCAAAGGCAATACGATCAAGTATGACCCGACTTGGTACACCATGCAGACAGACCAAGCCTGGATTTTCAACCATTATCAACTCGGAAATATCTTTGACGTATTGGCATACGCCGATGTCGCAGCCGATATCGAAAAACAGAAAATCACACTTCCGACCATGGCTAGCACAGGCCTCAAGGCTAGTGAAATGCTCCAGCTCGGTATCAACCAGCTGAACTACCTATTCGGCGTAAACCCCTGGGATATTTCCTTTGTATACGGCGTAGGCGACAAAAATGACGCTCACCCGCACCACAGGGCATCTAATCCCGAAGGCAAATCGACACCCGGTTTTAGTTACAAATATTCCGTTCCTACCGGTGGTCTGATCGGATGGCAATCCCCTGCCAATACTTCAAAAGATGATGATAGTAAAATGGATTGGGAAAACTTCTATACTTCTGAAGCCACTCTTAACGCTGCAGCACTTTTGACGTCTGCACTGACGTTTGTAAGCAACGGCGGCAGCGACTACTATGAAAAGAAGTGTGACAACTGCGATTCCACGGAACGTTCTCCCTTCTCCGGTGAAATTTATGCAACGGCATATCATTACACTTTCGGCGACATGGATTTCTTCAACATCAACCTCTTTAACGAGACCCTTGAAGACGCCGACAGCCTTGTTGCCTACATCTACTTTGAAGCAACTGAAGAAGAAATGAACGCTTGTGGAGTCCTACTTGATTTAGATATCTGCCAAGCTTACGACGTGGCAGGTTTCAACAAGCCCTGCGAAAACGTTGACGAACTCAGAAGCTCTATGAGAAATCAAAAGGCCATAAAAGTCGAAGACACTTACAATAAAGACAAAAAGACCTATACTTGGGAACAAGCCATCAATCTCGGAACCATCGGCCTTGGAAGAAGGATGAGACTCGACATTGGCGTATCCTCCGGAATGAGCTCGGGCGGACAATGCGACATTCTCATGCAGCACTCCAAGGTTAACGTGGGTGACGGATGGAGCTTTACCACCCACACCGCCACCAAGGACGCCCCCGCTTACGCAGGCGCCCCCGATTGGGAAAAGGACCGAGGCGATCTCCAGCAAGCTCCGCAGGATCCTTACATTGTTCTCCGCAGCAAGGGCAAGCTCTTGTGGGGCTACGGTCCGGGCAACACCACCAGCGACCGCGTCGGTTTCATGAAGTCCATCGCAATTGCGAAGGCTCGCATGCAGGTTGCCAAGAACAAGCTCTATGTGCTAGCAAGCGCACAGGGCACCAAGACCGTGAAGATCTTTGATATGCTCGGCAACCAGCTGATGGCCAAGGACTTCTACGGAACCCGCGCCGAAGTGAACCTCGCGAAACTTCCGCACCGCGGCGCCCTGATTGCAAGAGTCGTTCAAAACGACAAGGTTCTTGCCACCCAGAGCATTATGGTGAAGTAG
- a CDS encoding bifunctional 4-hydroxy-2-oxoglutarate aldolase/2-dehydro-3-deoxy-phosphogluconate aldolase: MNLLEFLQPMPVVGILRDIPQGAEEACVKTAVECGLKAIEVTMNTANAESIIATLKAAAKPHGITVGAGTVRHGSDLDKAIAAGAEFIVTPNTRNEIIRLSATARIPIIPGALTPTEVQKAFDLGATAVKIFPVNCVGGPEYIKALRGPFRDIPLMACGGVNPENAASYLKAGANLLSFGASIYDPKLMAAGDWATIAERLKKLLKSIQ; encoded by the coding sequence ATGAATCTGCTTGAATTTTTACAACCGATGCCGGTCGTGGGCATTCTCCGCGACATTCCCCAAGGCGCCGAAGAAGCATGCGTCAAGACCGCTGTTGAATGCGGCCTCAAGGCGATCGAAGTCACCATGAACACCGCAAATGCCGAATCGATTATTGCAACCCTCAAGGCTGCCGCCAAGCCTCACGGCATTACCGTGGGCGCAGGCACAGTCCGCCACGGGAGCGACTTGGACAAGGCTATTGCCGCAGGCGCTGAATTTATCGTGACGCCCAATACACGCAACGAAATCATCCGCCTTTCGGCCACGGCTCGCATCCCGATTATTCCGGGCGCACTCACCCCGACCGAAGTGCAAAAGGCATTCGACTTAGGCGCTACTGCCGTCAAGATTTTCCCGGTGAACTGCGTAGGCGGCCCCGAATACATTAAGGCTCTGCGCGGGCCGTTCCGCGACATTCCCTTGATGGCATGCGGTGGCGTGAACCCAGAGAACGCAGCAAGCTACTTGAAGGCCGGCGCAAACCTGCTTTCGTTTGGCGCAAGCATTTACGACCCGAAGCTGATGGCCGCAGGCGACTGGGCAACCATTGCCGAGCGCCTGAAGAAACTTCTGAAGTCCATTCAATAG
- a CDS encoding diguanylate cyclase: MVEEKILVVDDNEEILEKTKDLLERVGYSVECCNSGKDALAYLSDNKVDLVLLDINMPKMNGFDVCLRIRQRHALDDLPVIFLTNREDSDSVTKGFQAGASDFVSKSAIAEILLARVNVHIRLCRSLHNLREISLTDDMTGCFNRRHGMFSLREWFSRSKRYGTQFAIIYFDLNGLKETNDRYGHQAGDLLLRSVSTSIKEILRETDQLFRMGGDEFMVICPETDVKGAFVCAERMEKIVSGIKIVENQASFAYGIAHSSEDYKEVDDMLHSADVSMYKMKEEMRK, from the coding sequence ATGGTAGAAGAAAAAATTCTTGTTGTTGATGATAATGAAGAAATCTTGGAAAAGACCAAGGATCTTTTGGAACGCGTCGGTTATAGCGTTGAATGCTGCAATTCTGGAAAAGACGCGCTGGCTTATTTGAGCGACAATAAAGTGGATTTGGTTTTGCTCGACATCAACATGCCGAAGATGAACGGTTTTGATGTCTGCCTCAGAATCAGACAGCGCCATGCTTTGGACGACCTCCCTGTCATATTCCTCACGAACCGCGAAGATTCCGATAGTGTGACTAAAGGATTCCAGGCCGGGGCTTCGGACTTTGTGAGCAAGAGTGCCATTGCCGAAATTTTGCTTGCGCGCGTGAATGTGCATATTCGCTTGTGCCGCTCGTTGCATAACCTTAGAGAAATTTCTTTGACCGATGACATGACGGGTTGTTTTAACCGCCGTCATGGCATGTTTTCGCTGCGTGAATGGTTCTCGCGTTCCAAGCGTTACGGTACGCAGTTTGCCATCATTTATTTTGATTTGAATGGCCTGAAGGAAACGAACGATAGGTATGGTCATCAGGCTGGCGATTTGCTGTTGCGCTCGGTTTCGACTTCGATTAAAGAAATTCTGCGTGAAACCGACCAACTCTTTAGAATGGGCGGCGACGAGTTCATGGTCATTTGCCCCGAAACCGATGTGAAGGGTGCGTTTGTTTGCGCGGAACGTATGGAAAAGATTGTGTCTGGCATTAAGATTGTCGAAAACCAGGCTTCGTTTGCCTACGGTATTGCGCATTCCAGCGAAGACTACAAGGAAGTTGACGACATGCTGCACAGTGCCGACGTTTCCATGTACAAGATGAAAGAGGAAATGAGGAAATAA
- a CDS encoding menaquinone biosynthesis protein — protein sequence MALRVGRIPFLVCAPFFHDFLGRESEFSDVEFVDGAPSAHCAGLKNGSIHLSPASSITFAQKPDAFVLAPDICTSCSFEVRSVKLFSKMPIEELSHKMVCLTAQSMTSINLLKILLQERFGLEPVYKSGTYESTDDACLLIGDQALEENERHRFAYDYDLGALWQDWQHVPFVFGAWIIAKSALKPDLEQTLFRYLQATRDSVEKFRENPIQALDRWLACYPVDLPRSIVENYYSAIDYRFTDERKSSLSLFFEHAAALGLIEKAPTLEFLY from the coding sequence ATGGCTTTACGAGTTGGACGAATCCCTTTTTTGGTCTGTGCGCCGTTTTTTCATGACTTCCTTGGACGAGAGTCCGAATTTAGCGACGTGGAATTTGTGGATGGGGCGCCGAGTGCGCATTGTGCTGGGCTTAAGAATGGGTCTATCCATTTGTCGCCGGCGTCGTCTATTACGTTTGCGCAAAAGCCGGATGCCTTTGTACTTGCTCCTGACATTTGTACTTCGTGTTCTTTTGAAGTGCGCTCCGTGAAGCTGTTTTCGAAGATGCCTATCGAAGAACTGTCACACAAGATGGTGTGCCTTACGGCACAGAGCATGACCTCTATCAATCTGCTCAAGATTTTGCTGCAGGAACGGTTTGGGCTTGAACCGGTGTATAAATCTGGAACCTACGAGTCGACTGATGACGCTTGCCTTTTGATCGGCGACCAGGCTCTCGAAGAAAACGAACGCCACCGTTTTGCTTACGATTATGACTTGGGTGCGCTTTGGCAAGACTGGCAGCATGTGCCTTTTGTTTTTGGTGCCTGGATTATTGCAAAGAGCGCTCTCAAACCCGATTTAGAACAAACTTTGTTCCGGTATTTGCAGGCGACTCGCGATAGCGTTGAAAAGTTCCGTGAAAATCCCATTCAGGCGCTTGACCGTTGGTTGGCCTGCTACCCGGTGGACTTGCCTCGTTCCATAGTCGAAAACTATTACTCGGCTATTGATTATCGCTTTACCGATGAGCGTAAAAGTTCGCTTTCGCTATTTTTTGAGCATGCCGCGGCTCTTGGACTGATCGAAAAGGCTCCAACGCTTGAATTTTTATATTGA